The nucleotide window AATCAGGTTAGGGCTTTACAAAGTGCTGGCAAAATTTCGGCAACAACTACATTTTATAGTACGGCTTCGGGTTACATCACAAGTTTGCAGGTTGTAGAGGGCGGTTATGTGGCAGAAGGCGGCACGATAGTAGACTTGGCTGACCTATCTACAATTTGGGCAGAAGCACAGGCTTATTCCTCCCAAATGTCACTTATCAACCAAACAAAAACAGCAACAGTACAAATTCCTGACCTGAATAACAAAGTTATTACTGGCAAAATAGACTTTAGCAACCCCGAGCTTAATCCGTCTTCAAGAATTAATTTGATACGAATTACAGTACCTAATCCAAATAAAGATTTGAAGCCCGGAATGCCTGTATATGTTTTTCTTGAAACGCCGAAGACTAAAGGCATAACCATGCCGGTAGATGCTGTAATAAGAAATGGTAAAAGTGAAACCGTATGGGTACAAACAGGAGAAAAGACATTTAAAAGTAGAATGGTAAAAACGGGAACGGAAATAGATAACAGAATAGAAATCGTTTCAGGATTAGTAGATGGAGATATTGTAGTTGTTTCAGGTGCTTATCTTTTAAACAGCGAATACATTTTTAGGAATGGAGCAGACCCGATGGCAGGACACGACATGAGCAGTATGTAAAACTAATTCAAATGAATAATAAATTAAGAAAACTAAAACCGTTCAATATAGCTGTTGGGATATTGATAATTATTTCAATCTGTATCCAGTTTATCCAGCCGTTACGTAACCAATCAGATGTAGTGCCAGCCACCCATATTGAAAGGGTGTACACCGTACCCCAAAATGTAAAGACTATCCTTGCCCAGTCCTGCTACGACTGCCATAGCAACAATACCCGCTATCCGTGGTACAGTCGTATCCAGCCCGGAGCATGGTACATGGCAGAGCATATAAAAAAGGGGAAAGAGGAACTCAACTTTAGCGAATTTGGCGAATATTCTGCCCGCAGGCAGCGTAACAAGTTCAGGGCTATGGCGGGGCAGGTCAAGGACGGGGAAATGCCTTTGTCGTCATACACACTCATCCATCGCAATGCAGTATTATCACCGGAGGATAAGCAGGTTTTGATGGCGTGGTTTGGCACAATGGAAGACAGCATTAAATAAAATTTTTCAACGAATGAACAGATATAAAAAAATACCCATAAGAATACTGCAAACAGTGCTGATACTGCTTTGCACCCAAACGTTGTTTGCACAGAAAGTAGTGCATTACGACCTGTATGTAAAAGATACCCTTGTCAACTATGCAGGTAAGCAAAAGCGGGCGATTGCCGTAAACGGGCAAATCCCCATGCCCACCCTTACCTTTACCGAGGGCGACACTGCCGAAATAGTGGTGCACAACCAATTGAAAGAAAGCACATCACTTCACTGGCATGGTGTGTTCCTGCCCAATAAAGAAGACGGTGTGCCCTGGCTTACACAAAAACCCATCGCACCGGGCACAACCTACACCTACCGTTTTCCGATTATCCAGCATGGTACGCACTGGTACCATTCCCACTCAGGATTGCAGGAGCAGATTGGAATGTATGGCAGCTTTGTAATGAAAAAGCGCGATAACGATAGAACATTTAGAAAAGGAATTGATGATTTACCAACCGTACCCATCATTTTAAGCGAATGGACAAACCTTAACCCTGATAACATTAACAGAATGTTGCATAATGCGAATGATTGGGCAGCCATCAAAAAAAATGCTACCCAATCTTATGCAGAAGCCATCAAGGAAGGTTACTTTAAAACAAAGATTAAAAACGAATGGAAACGAATGTTGGCGATGGATGTAAGCGATGTATATTATGACAAAATATTAATCAACGGCAATCATACCACAGATTTAAAATCAGTTGATGGCAAAACACTAAAAGCGGGAGATAAAGTAAGATTAAGAGTGTCAAACGGTGGAGCTTCATCCTATTTTTGGTTACGATATGCAGGCGGTAAAATTACTGTAGTAGCCAATGATGGTAATGATGTAGAACCTGTAGAAGTTGATAGGTTAATCATTGCAGTTTCCGAAACTTACGATATTGTAGTAACCATTCCTGAAGATGGTGTTTCTTACGAATTTTTAGCAACTACCGAAGACAGAACACAATCTGCAAGTTATTTTGTAGGTAATGGTATCAAGCAACTTATTTCTCCACTTCCAAAATTGAAATATTTTGAAGGAATGAAAATGATGAACGATATGATGAAAATGAATGGTGATTTAGATGATATGGGAATGAAAATGAGCCTGAACCAAATGGACATGAATGTGGTAATGTATCCTGAAATTACTGGAGATGCTAAGCAAAAGCAAGACCACAGTCAGCACAATATGAATATGGATAATGACCCCAATCGTTACAATGCAAATGCTTTAGGCGATATCAAAACATTGAATTATGCTATGTTACAATCCCCATACAATACCACACTTCCTAAAGACGCACCTGTAAAAGAATTAAAGTTTACCCTTACCGGAAATATGAACCGCTACGTGTGGAGTATGGATAATAAAATACTTTCTGAAACCGATAAAATACCTGTAAAGAAAGGGGAAATTTTGCGCATTACCATTTACAATAACTCAATGATGCGCCATCCAATGCATTTGCACGGCTTTGATTTCAGAGTAATCAATGGTAAAGGAGAAAAATCACCATTGAAGAATGTGTTGGATATAATGCCAATGGAAACCGATACCATTGAGTTTTTAGCGAACGAGGAAGGAGATTGGTTTTTTCATTGTCATATCCTCTATCATATGATGTCTGGTATGAACAGGGTTTTTGCAGTTGATGACTACCAAAATCCATATTTACCCAATAAAAAGCAAGCCTACAATAAATTGCAAAGAGAGAGCAATATGTCGCACTTTATGGCACAGAACGATTTTGCAACCAATGGTAACGATGGGGATGCAATGTTTCAAAATGCGAGATGGAGTTTGGGTACAGAGTGGCGTTTAGGCTACAACGATATGCACGGCTACGAAGTAGAAACTCATTTGGGAAGATACATCGGAAAGATGCAATGGTTTATGCCCTTCATCGGTTTTGATTGGCGTTACCGAAAAATGGGAATAGATGAACACGAAACCAATTTATTCGGACAGAGAAATGAAAAAGATACACGTAGGGCAATTAGCTTAGGTTTTATGTACACATTGCCAATGTTAGTAAATTTCCAGGCAGAAGTATATCATGATGGTATTGTACGCCTTTCTTTAATGCGAGAAGATATTCCTATTACAAAACGATTGAGAGCAGGGTTTATGGTCAACACCGATATGGAATATATGACTGAACTCAGATATATCATTAATAAAAATGTGGGTATACGTACCCATTATGATAGTGATATGGGATTTGGTGTTGGCTTATCTCTTAATTATTAAAATTATAAATTCAACAACCCTATCAGAGGTTTAAAGAAGTATACACGATTCATCTTGATTCTTTTCAAACAAATACAGATATGTATTCATATCTGTATTTGTTTATTAACTATATTTTACGAAAAGAAGCAACCTATCTGCCTTTAAAACAAAAAGTCCTTAAAAGGAGATGAAATCTGATTTTAAGGATTGCATATCTTGATAATTTTATAGTAATCTGTAATGAATTCACGATTATCAACTATTGATTTGGAGTGTTGTACTACTAAGAGAGGTAAAATATCCATTTCTCGTTTTATACACTACAGAATATCCTCGTTAAGTTTTAAAAATAAATCTTTTGAGTTAACTGTTATTCCTGACATTTGAGCATATTTCAATTCCTGTTCAATCAAATTAATATTCTTTAATTGTGCAAAGTTGATAAATACAGATACAATATTTTGATTTTCCTTTAATATTGCTGTGACTTCTTCTTCAAGATGCTTAAAATAATTCTTTTTAAAATCGGACATTTCGCTCATAGTAAATCAGATATTTTAATTATTTTTTCTCTTGTTAAGATATCAAAATACCTATTTTCCTTTTTATTTTTCTAATCATATATAAAACCATTAAAATCAAAAGGGAAAGGGAAGTTTTTACACAGCATCGTTAGATAATTGAAATAAGGTTGTTATATACTTGGATGTAGTCGCCAAATATTATTATACTCTATCCAGTTTAATTCTATAAAAATGATTGAGTTGATTTTTATTAAAATATAATATTTTACTTCCAAATATATAGGTCACTCAATTTACTTTAGATTAAAATTTTGAATATTTACCATAATGTATAAAGCATATTTAGATTAGATTTTTCAATTTAAGGAATATTTAATCTTCCCAAATAATACTTAGTGCACAATTTTCATACACTATACAATGTTCATAGAAAATTCTTCTGGAGTCTTCGGATTTTACATTTTCAAAGCAATCAATAGCAAAAATTTCTTCTGGATTTTCAATTGAAGTTTTTACATTTTTAAAATAATCAGCCATAGCTAAACCTTCAGGAACTTTTTTATCATTAAGTAAGTTCCAGAAAGGGAAGCCCTGACTGTTTTTTTGCCATTTCACAAATCCATTCTCAGCATAAACTATTTTGATAGGATGATTTCCTATTTCTGCAAATCTGAGTGCACATGAAGTTTTACTCACATTATATTCCTTGCTTAACTCATCAATCACTTTAAAACTAAATTTTTTTCTCTTCCATAAATTTCGTTGAAAAGATTCTTCTGGCATTAAGAGACAAGC belongs to Chryseobacterium gleum and includes:
- a CDS encoding efflux RND transporter periplasmic adaptor subunit, encoding MKYYLVITIALLMSVLLSCKDNKHDHAGNNDGSYYTCSMHPQVVSDKPGHCPICHMELVRVEKSKQADPNTIQLNSEQIKLGNIKTDTLKDGLLGDRVILTGVLNFNQYNMQSVSSRVMGRVEKLHYKNVGDFVTKGSPLMEIYSEELNNAKQEYLLALEKKKTFGNINSIDFDQLIQSSKNKLLLWGMTDNQVRALQSAGKISATTTFYSTASGYITSLQVVEGGYVAEGGTIVDLADLSTIWAEAQAYSSQMSLINQTKTATVQIPDLNNKVITGKIDFSNPELNPSSRINLIRITVPNPNKDLKPGMPVYVFLETPKTKGITMPVDAVIRNGKSETVWVQTGEKTFKSRMVKTGTEIDNRIEIVSGLVDGDIVVVSGAYLLNSEYIFRNGADPMAGHDMSSM
- a CDS encoding heme-binding domain-containing protein, with amino-acid sequence MNNKLRKLKPFNIAVGILIIISICIQFIQPLRNQSDVVPATHIERVYTVPQNVKTILAQSCYDCHSNNTRYPWYSRIQPGAWYMAEHIKKGKEELNFSEFGEYSARRQRNKFRAMAGQVKDGEMPLSSYTLIHRNAVLSPEDKQVLMAWFGTMEDSIK
- a CDS encoding multicopper oxidase family protein gives rise to the protein MNRYKKIPIRILQTVLILLCTQTLFAQKVVHYDLYVKDTLVNYAGKQKRAIAVNGQIPMPTLTFTEGDTAEIVVHNQLKESTSLHWHGVFLPNKEDGVPWLTQKPIAPGTTYTYRFPIIQHGTHWYHSHSGLQEQIGMYGSFVMKKRDNDRTFRKGIDDLPTVPIILSEWTNLNPDNINRMLHNANDWAAIKKNATQSYAEAIKEGYFKTKIKNEWKRMLAMDVSDVYYDKILINGNHTTDLKSVDGKTLKAGDKVRLRVSNGGASSYFWLRYAGGKITVVANDGNDVEPVEVDRLIIAVSETYDIVVTIPEDGVSYEFLATTEDRTQSASYFVGNGIKQLISPLPKLKYFEGMKMMNDMMKMNGDLDDMGMKMSLNQMDMNVVMYPEITGDAKQKQDHSQHNMNMDNDPNRYNANALGDIKTLNYAMLQSPYNTTLPKDAPVKELKFTLTGNMNRYVWSMDNKILSETDKIPVKKGEILRITIYNNSMMRHPMHLHGFDFRVINGKGEKSPLKNVLDIMPMETDTIEFLANEEGDWFFHCHILYHMMSGMNRVFAVDDYQNPYLPNKKQAYNKLQRESNMSHFMAQNDFATNGNDGDAMFQNARWSLGTEWRLGYNDMHGYEVETHLGRYIGKMQWFMPFIGFDWRYRKMGIDEHETNLFGQRNEKDTRRAISLGFMYTLPMLVNFQAEVYHDGIVRLSLMREDIPITKRLRAGFMVNTDMEYMTELRYIINKNVGIRTHYDSDMGFGVGLSLNY
- a CDS encoding ImmA/IrrE family metallo-endopeptidase, coding for MIDSSSLSKIKKLAGSISGNFNTEKIIPLHLIAESEDIEVFYDHYDKGTFDGMTVYDDNEFYIHINIDNHNRFNSPRSRFTLAHELGHYFIDTHRVGLKLGILEPHPSKIDRVQFDKIEREADYFAACLLMPEESFQRNLWKRKKFSFKVIDELSKEYNVSKTSCALRFAEIGNHPIKIVYAENGFVKWQKNSQGFPFWNLLNDKKVPEGLAMADYFKNVKTSIENPEEIFAIDCFENVKSEDSRRIFYEHCIVYENCALSIIWED